GACCTTAATATCTATCACTCCGGTGTGGATAAAAACCAATCCCAACACTCCTCCGATCAGGCAACTGGGGAAAAGGAACTTCTGTAAAAATCCTACCTTTGCGCGTAGGCCAACTCCCACCACCAGCAGGCAGGATAAAAATACGAATACCAGCATTGAATCAAATGGAAACGGGCTGTTCATGTTGATCTCCAAAAATTAGTGGTAAACGGTGATTGAACCGTTATATAAAATGATTTCAGTGAACCCAATCATTGCACAAATAAATCATTGACGTAGCTGACCAGGATTTTTTCCCGGGCTTCAGCCGGGAGTTCATCCAGCACGCCGTTGATATCCGCCATACGTTCGGGCAATCCCTGGCCTTCAAGACCGGCCATGGCCAGCAGGGCCTTAATATCGGCATCCGAGATATTTGACAGGTCTACTTCCTCCAGCCCGGTTCTGACCATCTTCACGAGGTTGCCCTCCGGAAGCCCGGCAGCAGTTTCAACAGACGCTGCAAGGTCGCTCAGAAACTCGTCTTCCCAACCGATGTTGGAGGCAGTAATGGACAGGTGGATGTGAGCCGGGGAATTGTCATAGGACAAAGCCGGCTGTATGTACCACCCGCGGGTGTTCATTTCATCTATAATATGAAATACATTGATCGTATCAGAAGTAAAGGCCACCAGGCTCATCTGTGGCTCGGCCAGAATCCGGATGCCGTCAATCTTCTCTATGCCGGCCGCAATCTTTTTAACAGCCGTCAGCTTTTTGCGTGCGATTTCCAGGTACCCTTGGTCGCCCAGGTAATTTAACACCGCCCATGCGGCTGCCATGGGTCCACCCGATTTACTGCTCTGAACGGCGTTGTTGATAATCGTGTAGCCTATCCAGCCGGAGCATGCAAATATCTGATGTCTGCGGAGCTCCTTGTTCCGGTACAACACCAGTGAAGCCCCCTTGGGGGAGTATGCATACTTGTGTAGATCCATAGAGATGGAAGATACTCCGGGCAGCCTGAAATCAAAATCCGGTACCGGCTCTCCCAGCCTTCTAAAGTAGGGCAACAGAAAACCGCCCATGCAGGCATCGGTGTGCAACCACAAATCTTTTTCCAGAGCGATGTCACTCAGCTCCGCGATGGGGTCGATGATACCCAGGGCGTAGGACGGCGCGGAACCCACCAGCATGATGGTGTTCTCCGTTATGGCCCGTTTTACCTTGTCCGTATGAACTTTGAAGGTCTGAGGGTCTACCCCGACCGTGACCACTTTTACGTCAAGGTAATGCGCCGCTTTGTGAAACGCAGCATGGGCGGTGGTGGGCAATATCATTTCCGGCTTTTTGACCGCCGGTCTTTTTTCACGATAATAGTCCCGGGCTGCTTTCACGGCCAGGATGATGCTTTCCGTACCGCCGCTGGTAAAATTTCCCACCACGTTTTGATCACCCCTCAGGTGCTGTGCTCCCGCAGCCGCAAGGTCTTTCTCCAGTCTTTGCAAACTTTGAAATACGGTAAAATCGAGCCCGTTTTCGGAAAGAAAGGCGCTGTAGGCTTTTTTGCCCACCGCCATCACATCCTTGCCGGGATCAAACACGTACCCGAATGCCCGGCCTTCCTGCCATTTTAAATCATTTTTCCTGAATACTTCCAGTTGTGCAAGTACTTCTTCCTCTGTCATTCCCTTTGCTGAAATCTTCACCATTTTCTCCTTGGAGTCATAATCCGTTGTTTTTTTTAGTTCAAATCCCAGGCCGGTTATCATTTTTATATTTGGGCACGATACCATTAACTGCGTTTATTTCAAAACAAATTTTTATTATACAGAAGCACTGCCTAGGATTAAACTTTTTTATCAGTAAGTACAAACAGAGAAAAACAGTTCTTTCGCATCTGTTCTGGTATAGGTTCATGTGAAATTTAAAAATCAACTTTTGTTTATTCCGGGAGTGTCTGTTTTATAAATAGTATTTCTTTGCCATTTATGCTATACTTATTTTTAAAAGAAATATTAATATTTATATAATATAATCAGGTGAATATGACATGAAAACAATGAAGGCGCTTGTAAAAGCAAAACCTGAAGAAGGCTTATGGCTTCAGGATGTTCCAATCCCTGATATCAGTTATAATGACGTGCTGATAAAAATCATTAAAACGGCAATTTGCGGAACGGATGTCCATATCTATAACTGGGACAAATGGTCGCAGGAAACCATCCCCGTTCCCATGCACATCGGGCATGAATTTGTGGGAACAATTGAAAAAGTCGGTTCCCATGTGGTCGATTTTAAACCGGGAGACCTGGTTTCCGGCGAAGGCCACCTGGTTTGTGGTCGCTGCAGAAACTGCCTGGCCGGGCGACGTCACTTATGTATGAACACAAAAGGGGTAGGGGTAAACAGACCGGGTGCCTTTGCCGAATACCTTGCCATACCGGTCACCAATGTCTGGTATTGTGATAAAAAAATCCCCCTGGACGTGATTGCCTGTTTTGACCCCCTTGGTAATGCGACGCACACGGCGCTTTCCTTTGATGTTCTAGGCGAAGATGTTCTGATTACCGGTGCCGGTCCCATCGGGTGTATGGCCACCGCCATCGCCAAACATGCCGGTGCCCGGTATGTGGTGGTGACAGATGTCAATCCATACAGACTTGATTTAGCTAAAAAGGCGGGTGCCACCTTAACCCTTGATATTAGAAAACAGAAAATTGAGCAGGCCCAGAAAGACCTCGGCATGAAAGAGGGGTTTGATGTGGCCATGGAAATGTCAGGCAACCCTTCCGCCTTACAGTCAATGATTGATAACCTGTGTCATGGTGGAAAAGTTGCTCTTTTGGGGATCATGCCTGAAAATGCTGAAATTGACTGGAACAAAGTGGTGTTTAACATGCTGACCATTAAGGGCATCTATGGCAGGGAAATGTATGAGACCTGGTATAAAATGACCAGCATGATTCAAACCGGACTTGATATTTCTCCATTAATTACCCACCAATTCCATTACACGGAGTTTGAAAAAGGATTTGAGGTAATGAGGTCCGGTAAATCAGGAAAAGTCATACTTGACTGGAGTTAATCCCGAAGGTTTATGGTATCATGAGCCGGATTGAAGAAAAAGTACAGGTCAATATCCCCTTTAGCATGCTTTGGGATTCCTATATTGAGCTGTTTATCAAAAACAGGCTGAATCCTGAAATAGGACTTGATGCCATTTCGCTGAAGCAGTTTTCTAAAGATGATTTCAAGAAAATTGCCCGTCGACTTCATAGACAGGGTTTGACCATCACATTGCATGCGCCCTTTATCGATCTTTCTCCCGGATCTTTGGATCCGGATGTGATGGAATTAACCCGGTATCGTTTTAAGCAACTGGTTGAACTGGTTCCACTTTTCAAGCCAAAAACGGTGGTCTGCCATGCCGGCTATGACTGGAAAAGGTATGGCTATTTTAAAGAAGAGTGGGTTGAAAAAAGCCTTCAAACATGGTCCTGGTTGGGTTCGCTTATCGCAGGCGAAGGCGGGCAGTTGATGCTGGAAAATGTGTATGAGCACTCACCGGAGGATATTCGTGTACTGTTTGAAAATCTGGAAAACCAGCATGTCGGGTTTTGCCTGGACACCGGCCATCAATACGCTTTCAGCCGGACTTCCCTTAAAGGATGGCTTGACTCACTTGGGCCCTATCTTGGCCAGCTTCATCTACACGACAACAACGGAAAATTTGATGACCATCTGGCCATGGGAAATGGCAAGATAAACTTTGAGGCATTTTTCAGCGCCTTAAAAGAAATTAAAAAAACCCCTCCGGTGATTACCCTTGAGCCACACCAGGATAAAGCCCTGTGGCCCAGCCTCGAATTTCTTGAAAAAGCCTGGCCGTGGTAAGGATGTTGATTCTCAAGGAAATTTATACACCTTACAACAATCCGTCAGCCTGCGTGATAGAAAATGAATGGAATCAGAAACAAAGGGTCAACCGTGGCCTTGGCCCCATTTTCTTTCCAGTTCTTTAAGATTATAAT
The nucleotide sequence above comes from Thermodesulfobacteriota bacterium. Encoded proteins:
- a CDS encoding sugar phosphate isomerase/epimerase family protein — its product is MSRIEEKVQVNIPFSMLWDSYIELFIKNRLNPEIGLDAISLKQFSKDDFKKIARRLHRQGLTITLHAPFIDLSPGSLDPDVMELTRYRFKQLVELVPLFKPKTVVCHAGYDWKRYGYFKEEWVEKSLQTWSWLGSLIAGEGGQLMLENVYEHSPEDIRVLFENLENQHVGFCLDTGHQYAFSRTSLKGWLDSLGPYLGQLHLHDNNGKFDDHLAMGNGKINFEAFFSALKEIKKTPPVITLEPHQDKALWPSLEFLEKAWPW
- a CDS encoding aspartate aminotransferase family protein; this translates as MVKISAKGMTEEEVLAQLEVFRKNDLKWQEGRAFGYVFDPGKDVMAVGKKAYSAFLSENGLDFTVFQSLQRLEKDLAAAGAQHLRGDQNVVGNFTSGGTESIILAVKAARDYYREKRPAVKKPEMILPTTAHAAFHKAAHYLDVKVVTVGVDPQTFKVHTDKVKRAITENTIMLVGSAPSYALGIIDPIAELSDIALEKDLWLHTDACMGGFLLPYFRRLGEPVPDFDFRLPGVSSISMDLHKYAYSPKGASLVLYRNKELRRHQIFACSGWIGYTIINNAVQSSKSGGPMAAAWAVLNYLGDQGYLEIARKKLTAVKKIAAGIEKIDGIRILAEPQMSLVAFTSDTINVFHIIDEMNTRGWYIQPALSYDNSPAHIHLSITASNIGWEDEFLSDLAASVETAAGLPEGNLVKMVRTGLEEVDLSNISDADIKALLAMAGLEGQGLPERMADINGVLDELPAEAREKILVSYVNDLFVQ
- the tdh gene encoding L-threonine 3-dehydrogenase produces the protein MKALVKAKPEEGLWLQDVPIPDISYNDVLIKIIKTAICGTDVHIYNWDKWSQETIPVPMHIGHEFVGTIEKVGSHVVDFKPGDLVSGEGHLVCGRCRNCLAGRRHLCMNTKGVGVNRPGAFAEYLAIPVTNVWYCDKKIPLDVIACFDPLGNATHTALSFDVLGEDVLITGAGPIGCMATAIAKHAGARYVVVTDVNPYRLDLAKKAGATLTLDIRKQKIEQAQKDLGMKEGFDVAMEMSGNPSALQSMIDNLCHGGKVALLGIMPENAEIDWNKVVFNMLTIKGIYGREMYETWYKMTSMIQTGLDISPLITHQFHYTEFEKGFEVMRSGKSGKVILDWS